A stretch of the Candidatus Binatus sp. genome encodes the following:
- a CDS encoding glutathione S-transferase family protein, producing the protein MIVLYTTERDYPWGTLRSTHACKTKVVLEEKNIPYRIENLPPGNLWKKPPEMLAKHPLGKVPYIEDGELVIFDSTVIDEYLEERYGPPRLMPSDPKLRMRVREIENFADEAMLIGSLPPIWMPYWSEPAKRNAAGMEQGRELLRTRDLPFIERVLGQAGAGGYACGEFSLADVPLMALAMVLEVDAMKLDAFPRVDAYLKRLRERGSYRAISPHTKVAEASSHA; encoded by the coding sequence GTGATCGTTCTCTACACCACCGAACGCGATTATCCGTGGGGCACGCTGCGCTCGACCCACGCGTGCAAGACCAAGGTCGTCCTCGAAGAAAAAAACATCCCGTATCGGATCGAAAATCTTCCACCGGGAAATCTCTGGAAGAAGCCGCCCGAGATGCTCGCGAAGCATCCGCTCGGCAAGGTGCCTTACATAGAGGACGGCGAGCTGGTGATTTTCGACTCGACGGTCATCGACGAGTACCTCGAGGAGCGTTACGGGCCGCCGCGCCTGATGCCGTCGGATCCGAAGCTCCGGATGCGCGTGCGCGAGATCGAGAACTTCGCCGACGAGGCGATGCTGATCGGCAGCCTCCCACCCATCTGGATGCCCTACTGGAGCGAGCCGGCCAAGCGCAATGCGGCAGGGATGGAGCAAGGACGCGAGCTGCTACGAACGCGCGATCTGCCGTTTATCGAGCGCGTGCTCGGCCAGGCCGGCGCGGGCGGTTACGCGTGCGGAGAATTTTCGCTCGCCGACGTGCCGCTGATGGCGCTGGCGATGGTGCTCGAGGTCGACGCGATGAAGCTCGACGCGTTCCCGCGAGTCGATGCGTATCTGAAGCGGCTGCGCGAGCGCGGAAGTTACCGCGCGATCAGCCCGCACACGAAGGTGGCCGAGGCGAGTTCACACGCCTGA